A genomic region of Dreissena polymorpha isolate Duluth1 chromosome 4, UMN_Dpol_1.0, whole genome shotgun sequence contains the following coding sequences:
- the LOC127880068 gene encoding uncharacterized protein LOC127880068 isoform X2 yields the protein MYSGVKNSYKCFCGSTLNTKQQAEPDCMSKCTGDSKYTCGDPWSISVYTNWACGSPPVIAHGKTTLYMGPNITYGSIADVECDPGFISKPTITCLSNNSWENVTCELSGFSSDATSPGGSTLSSIHEENSITDSLTTAHFGGSTTMGITAKNPLTKESTDSTTVHTVGVGIGEAGGLLCAVGAVLVIIVLRRRDALSCKYGTKTDNSDKTNAGSFAMASRSYDDTIDSHNYFIQDNRTLSVEDTVDHYNTADEKKQRQR from the exons ATGTATTCTGGTGTGAAG AACAGTTACAAATGCTTCTGTGGCAGTACGCTGAACACAAAGCAACAGGCGGAACCGGACTGTATGAGCAAGTGCACTGGAGACTCCAAATATACATGTGGCGATCCGTGGAGCATTAGCGTCTATACCAATTGGG CATGTGGATCACCGCCCGTAATTGCACACGGAAAAACAACGTTATATATGGGTCCCAATATAACATACGGTTCAATCGCTGATGTTGAATGTGACCCGGGTTTCATTAGCAAACCCACAATTACTTGCCTTTCCAATAACTCATGGGAAAACGTTACTTGCGAACTATCCG GTTTTTCCTCTGATGCTACAAGTCCAGGAGGTAGTACTCTTTCAAGTATTCACGAAGAAAATTCGATCACCGATAGTTTAACAACTGCTCATTTCGGTGGTTCTACGACCATGGGTATCACCGCCAAGAATCCTCTCACGAAAGAGTCAACGGATAGTACGACCGTtcata CTGTAGGTGTAGGTATCGGTGAGGCAGGTGGCCTACTGTGCGCAGTGGGAGCAGTACTTGTCATCATTGTACTAAGGAGAAG AGATGCATTGTCGTGCAAATACGGGACTAAAACTGACAACTCTGACAAGACTAATGCTGGATCGTTCGCGATGGCAAGCAGATCATATGACGATACTATTGACAGCCATAACTATTTTATACAAGATAATCGCACGCTTTCGGTGGAAGACACGGTCGATCATTATAACACAGCAGATGAAAAAAAACAAAGGCAACGGTGA
- the LOC127880068 gene encoding uncharacterized protein LOC127880068 isoform X1, with translation MFLYKLVSVFIMASATVNGIVYLGCYKDSIGARVLEHEQTDSNTNTPAQCAYRCSFSRYMYSGVKNSYKCFCGSTLNTKQQAEPDCMSKCTGDSKYTCGDPWSISVYTNWACGSPPVIAHGKTTLYMGPNITYGSIADVECDPGFISKPTITCLSNNSWENVTCELSGFSSDATSPGGSTLSSIHEENSITDSLTTAHFGGSTTMGITAKNPLTKESTDSTTVHTVGVGIGEAGGLLCAVGAVLVIIVLRRRDALSCKYGTKTDNSDKTNAGSFAMASRSYDDTIDSHNYFIQDNRTLSVEDTVDHYNTADEKKQRQR, from the exons TGTTCCTTTACAAACTTGTGAGTGTTTTCATAATGGCTTCGGCAACAGTAAATG GTATTGTTTACCTGGGATGTTATAAGGACAGTATAGGCGCACGTGTCCTCGAGCATGAGCAGACAGACTCTAACACGAATACACCAGCTCAATGTGCGTATCGTTGCAGTTTCTCCAGATACATGTATTCTGGTGTGAAG AACAGTTACAAATGCTTCTGTGGCAGTACGCTGAACACAAAGCAACAGGCGGAACCGGACTGTATGAGCAAGTGCACTGGAGACTCCAAATATACATGTGGCGATCCGTGGAGCATTAGCGTCTATACCAATTGGG CATGTGGATCACCGCCCGTAATTGCACACGGAAAAACAACGTTATATATGGGTCCCAATATAACATACGGTTCAATCGCTGATGTTGAATGTGACCCGGGTTTCATTAGCAAACCCACAATTACTTGCCTTTCCAATAACTCATGGGAAAACGTTACTTGCGAACTATCCG GTTTTTCCTCTGATGCTACAAGTCCAGGAGGTAGTACTCTTTCAAGTATTCACGAAGAAAATTCGATCACCGATAGTTTAACAACTGCTCATTTCGGTGGTTCTACGACCATGGGTATCACCGCCAAGAATCCTCTCACGAAAGAGTCAACGGATAGTACGACCGTtcata CTGTAGGTGTAGGTATCGGTGAGGCAGGTGGCCTACTGTGCGCAGTGGGAGCAGTACTTGTCATCATTGTACTAAGGAGAAG AGATGCATTGTCGTGCAAATACGGGACTAAAACTGACAACTCTGACAAGACTAATGCTGGATCGTTCGCGATGGCAAGCAGATCATATGACGATACTATTGACAGCCATAACTATTTTATACAAGATAATCGCACGCTTTCGGTGGAAGACACGGTCGATCATTATAACACAGCAGATGAAAAAAAACAAAGGCAACGGTGA